AATGAGCCGCCAGTGGGGTCGAGGCCGAGCTCGGCGACGGGCTCGTCGGATTCGGCGTAGTCGTCGATCATGTCGAGGTAGCGGCCGGACGGCTGGCGCTTGAGCTCGGCGAGCTGTTGGTCACCGCCGCGCCAGGCGAGATAGCGTGGCTCGGGGTCGTTGGTGACGACGCCGAAGGCGCCGATGCGAATGACGTTTTCGTTGACTTCGCGGCCGGCGGCGTTGAGCACGGGGGCGTCGAAGCGCACGACCTTGCCGGTTTCGGTCATTTCGCGTTGCAGCTCGAACCAGAGTTGTTCGATTTCGTCGATCGTGGAGATCTGCGAGGCGCGGCTCATCTTTTTCGCAAACGCTTCGAGAAATTCTCCGCGGTCGGGGTATTGGGCGGACACCGGGGAGTCGTGGAACACGCCCTGCAGGTCGCCGGCGGTCTGCTGGAAAATGCCAAACAGTTCCTTCAAGGCGCCGAGCTTGTTGGTCAGTGTCTGTTCGCGGACGGTGATCTGTTCTTTGTTGGCGTCGAAGTTTTGTTCGAGTTGTTTGCTGCGCGCTTCGGCGGCGTCGCGGCGTGCGTTGGCTTCGGCCAGGAGTTGGGCCTGCCGGTCGCGGGCGCTGGCGAATTCGGCTTCGCGGCGCTTGAGCTCGCTTTGGTCCTGCAGGGTCTTGCTCTGGACCATGTCGAGCAGGCTGTCCAGCGATTCGGCTTGATTTTGATCCTGGCTCTGGCCGTAGGCGGGGACGCTGGCGAGGCCCAGGGCGAGCAGGCTGGCGAGCAGGCCACTCGTGCGTCCGGTGGCGCCGGGGCGACTCAAGGAGGAAAACATCATGACTGGGCCTCCTCGGGCGTGGGCAGGGGCAGCGTCAGCAGGTCGGGGGCGACGAGCTTGCGCGCGACTTTGATGGCATCGCGCAGGGGGTTTCGGTATTGGGCGGGCAGGTCGACCCAGGTCTTTTGCTCGGCGTCCCAGCGGCCGCTCTGGCTGCCGTCGATGGTCTGGTAGTACAGGCCGATCCGGCCCACGCGCAGGAAGTCGACTTCGAGCTTCTGGCCGTCGATGTTTTCGGTGCCGGTGTAGGCTTCGATGGTGCGGCCGAATTCAAGCTCGACGGTGTAGGCTTCGAGCACTTGACGGAATTTCTCGGCGACGGTGACGTCGACCCGGTCCATGGCTTCGGTGACGAATTCAATCCGCTCGGCGCGCTCGCCGGCGAGAAATGGCAGGTCGAGCGAGATGAATTGCTCGAGTGCGCCGACCATGCGCTGCATCAGCGGCAGAATCTGTCGATCGACGGTGGTGGCTTTGGAGATGGAGTCGTCGAGGTCGGACAGCTCTTGCTGCTGCAGCGCCAGCTGGCGCCCCAGCTGCTTGTTATACGCGTCCAGGCCTTCGATCTCGCGCAGCACCGTGCGGTATTCGGAGGCGAGGTCTTGCTTTTGCTCCGCCAGTCCGTCCACCCGCTGCTGTGAGGCCGCCTGCGACACCAGCCAGGCGTCCGAGGCTTGGATCACGTTGCTGACCGTCGCCGCTTGGGCGAGGGGCGACCCGATCCAGCCGAGCATTCCGATCAACAAGGCCGTCAAGATCATTGCGCGACGACCGGTGTACGGCACCTCGCGACTTACCGAAACTTCGAAACCGCGGTCAATCTGGCAACTCATGCAATCCTCTCCTCGCGACTGTTCTACTTTTAGATAGTCGGACTAAACCTATTGATGTTTTCGTGACCATCAGGAATACGAACTCTGCATCCCGGATGCTTCCACGAAGCGAGAGCAATCAGTATCTAGCCACGCGTCCTTGCATCTTTTTCCGGCACGCGTACAGGGCGCGCACCTCATGCATGGCGGCGTCAGCAGCCAATGAAATTGGTGGCGAGCACAGAAACGTGCCTCGACAGGCGACAGCCGTCAGCCCACAGGGATACAGGATCGGGGTACGTGATCTTGGACATGAACTCACTCTCTCCAGACTCTCGCCAACAAAACGCAGCCGATATTCGAGCGCCGCGTCTATTCTATGTTTTCTAGTACGGTACCATACTTTTTAGGAATGGCAAACGCCAAATCCACAATAATGCGCAGGTCCGGATTCGCTTGCGCTCGATCCCCTGTTACGCGCCTTCGGCGCCCACAATGCTGATCGCGCAGACTCCGTTGTAGGGTACGCCTCCCAGGTTGTGGGACAAACCGAGCTTTGGGGCCTTCAGCTGCCGCGCGCCCGCACGTCCGTTGAGCTGCAGATAATGCTCATAAACCATCCGCAGTCCAGATGCTCCGACAGGATGTCCAAAGCACTTGAGCCCACCGTCGATCTGGCACGGGATCTCGCCGTCCGCATCGAACACGCCATCGAGCACGTCGCGCCATGCGTTCCCGTCTTCGGAAACGCCCAGATCTTCCATGGTGACGAGTTCGGTGATCGAAAAGCAGTCATGAACTTCCAGTGCACTGAGTTCGCGCCGCGGGTTTGTGATACCGGCCTCGCTATAGGCAGCCTTCGCCGCATTGCGTGTGTTCTGAACATAGGAACCATCCCACTCACCGGTCCCCTGCTCGCGACCGGCACTGGCCGACAGCTGGATCGCCTTGATCGTCACCAGTTCATGCTTGCCGAGCGCGCGTGCAATCTCGGGCGTGGTCACGATCGCGCAGGCGGCACCATCCGAAACGCCACAACAATCGAAGACGCCCAGCGGTTCGGCGATCATCGGCGCGTTCAAAATCGTGTCCATGTCCACGGCCTTGCGCAGATGGGCCTTGGGATTCTTGGCACCATTCTGATGACTCTTCCACGACACGCGGCCGATCGAGCGCTTGAGATCGTCCTTGGAAATGCCGTATCGCGCCCGGTAACCGGCAGCGAGCTGTGCGAAGCCCGCTGGCGCGGATCCATACGGCATCCACAGGTCGTTGAAGGTGCCCTTGGTCATCACCGGCAAGCCGCCGTATCCGGTGTCCTTGAGTTTTTCCACGCCAATCGCCAAGGCGATATCGACGACGCCGGCGGCCACCGCATAGGCCGCGCCACGCAAGGCCTCGGTTCCCGTGGCGCACATGTTCTCGACCCGGGTGACGGGGATGCCTTCCAGCCGCAACGCGGTGGAAAGCGGGATTGCCGAGTTGCCCACATTGATGCGATCCAGCGCCGAGCCAAACCAGGCCGCACCGATCTCTGACTTTTCGATGCCGGCATCACCCAGCGCCTCGGTAAACGCTTCGAGCATCAGTGCATCGGAGCCCGTGTCCCAGCGTTCACCAAACTTGGAACAACCCATTCCGAGAATCGCGACCTTGTCTTTGATGCCTGTAGCCATTGAACTTTTCCCGTAACTAACCTGCGATTGCCGGAGACGCCTTCCAGAAATAGCGCGCAAAGCCGCGTAGACGGTCGCGTTCCTTGATGCGGAAGCTGGCCTTCAGCGGCGTTCCGACATCGATTCCCGTCGGCCCCACGTCCACGATTTCCATCAGAATCCTGGCGCCGCAGTCGAACTGAATGAGCCCCATGTACAGGGGCGGCGCCGGTGAGTACTGCAGCCAGTCCGCCGTGAATGTGGCGATCTGTGCCGGCTCGTCCGCCAAGGGATAGGGGCGCTGCGTATCGGCGGCCCCACAGTTCACGCAAGTTGGCAAGGACGGGAACTGAACGGCCTCGCAGGCACTGCAGCGGCCACCAACGAAACCGAGCGACTGGTCGGCGGTGCGATACAGCTGCGTCAGCGCGGTCTTGTTGTCGACCTCGGCACGCATGCCCCAATCCAGGTCCACCTGCCGATCGAACGACAGCAGCTTGAGGTAGGCCGTCTCTTCGATGCGATTTGCAATGGATTGCTCGACGCCTCGCCGCGTACCCGAACCGCTGATGTCCCCCTTCTCAAACACCACGATCTCGCAACCGTGCGCAAACGAAACGATCACGATTTTGTCGCCCGGCTTGGCCCGTTCCAGCGCCGATGCCAACATCAGCAGCGGGTGCGCCGCCCCGGTATCACCGACCCGATCCTGCAGATTCGGAAGCACGCGTTCGGGTTCAATTCCCAGACGCCGGGCAACGAGCGCATCCGCGCCACGGCTGCCGCCACAATGTCCGAAGTAGGCGATCTCAGAAGCCTCGAACCCGAGCCGCTTGCTCAGGATTGCAAGGGTCTCGGGAACGAACTTGAGCACGCCTTCGTCTCGAATCCAGCGGTCTTCCCACTGATAGTCGAAATCCGAGCCGGACTGGCGAAAGTGATCGAAGAACGGCTGCGAAACCGTCTCGCTGCCGAGAAAGCGCGCGACGAGGTCCTCGCCCTGACCGATCAACAGCGCCGCTGCGGCGCAGCCATATTGCAGCTCCT
The genomic region above belongs to Gammaproteobacteria bacterium and contains:
- a CDS encoding DUF3450 domain-containing protein, encoding MILTALLIGMLGWIGSPLAQAATVSNVIQASDAWLVSQAASQQRVDGLAEQKQDLASEYRTVLREIEGLDAYNKQLGRQLALQQQELSDLDDSISKATTVDRQILPLMQRMVGALEQFISLDLPFLAGERAERIEFVTEAMDRVDVTVAEKFRQVLEAYTVELEFGRTIEAYTGTENIDGQKLEVDFLRVGRIGLYYQTIDGSQSGRWDAEQKTWVDLPAQYRNPLRDAIKVARKLVAPDLLTLPLPTPEEAQS
- a CDS encoding MotA/TolQ/ExbB proton channel family protein; the encoded protein is MFSSLSRPGATGRTSGLLASLLALGLASVPAYGQSQDQNQAESLDSLLDMVQSKTLQDQSELKRREAEFASARDRQAQLLAEANARRDAAEARSKQLEQNFDANKEQITVREQTLTNKLGALKELFGIFQQTAGDLQGVFHDSPVSAQYPDRGEFLEAFAKKMSRASQISTIDEIEQLWFELQREMTETGKVVRFDAPVLNAAGREVNENVIRIGAFGVVTNDPEPRYLAWRGGDQQLAELKRQPSGRYLDMIDDYAESDEPVAELGLDPTGGSLLARLVESPTLGDRIEQGGIVGYVIIGLGIVALLLALERIITLSIVGLKVAQQERDVEHPSAGNPLGRVLKAYHANTGVDAETLEMKLGEATLKELPKINRGLMFLKIISVAAPLLGLLGTVTGMINTFQAITLFGTGDPKTMAGGISQALVTTVLGLCVAIPVVFLHSAASARAKSVIHRLREQSAGLIAEYMERGRSAMGSPSVRT
- a CDS encoding acetyl-CoA acetyltransferase; translated protein: MATGIKDKVAILGMGCSKFGERWDTGSDALMLEAFTEALGDAGIEKSEIGAAWFGSALDRINVGNSAIPLSTALRLEGIPVTRVENMCATGTEALRGAAYAVAAGVVDIALAIGVEKLKDTGYGGLPVMTKGTFNDLWMPYGSAPAGFAQLAAGYRARYGISKDDLKRSIGRVSWKSHQNGAKNPKAHLRKAVDMDTILNAPMIAEPLGVFDCCGVSDGAACAIVTTPEIARALGKHELVTIKAIQLSASAGREQGTGEWDGSYVQNTRNAAKAAYSEAGITNPRRELSALEVHDCFSITELVTMEDLGVSEDGNAWRDVLDGVFDADGEIPCQIDGGLKCFGHPVGASGLRMVYEHYLQLNGRAGARQLKAPKLGLSHNLGGVPYNGVCAISIVGAEGA